A region of Flavobacterium indicum GPTSA100-9 = DSM 17447 DNA encodes the following proteins:
- a CDS encoding DUF5808 domain-containing protein, whose protein sequence is MKNPSEEQLEQWHKDPNNWKLGLFYYNPDDERLFPPKRMKWAGWTVNFANPKSIVAFVVLVIVLLLFVYRKQVF, encoded by the coding sequence ATGAAAAATCCTTCTGAAGAACAATTAGAACAATGGCATAAAGACCCAAACAATTGGAAATTGGGATTATTTTATTACAATCCAGATGATGAGCGATTATTTCCTCCTAAGCGAATGAAATGGGCTGGATGGACCGTTAATTTTGCAAATCCAAAATCTATTGTTGCATTTGTAGTACTTGTTATTGTATTACTATTATTTGTATACCGAAAACAAGTATTTTAA